From Alienimonas californiensis, a single genomic window includes:
- a CDS encoding DEAD/DEAH box helicase: MTAPLPKDRPEPIEPPTVLSPFASLTASVHPSGMNPSLGRAPKFETRTIPLGSEPTLEPRWRPKPPRVMTVKLTFPEGVPLLDPPKPKLHKPDAPPRTPGKRTRLRPPSQTLALSDRLFYMLQPPLEELLAGQDLHMPFEPFPYQYQGIAWLFSHDSALLADEMGLGKTMQTITAIRLLLRSGQVRRVLLICPKPLIPNWQREFAFWAEEIPVHTIDGNWDKRKEAWTQPGVPVLLTNYEKITRDWIDLGPPPKLDGSPGEGEGDRPRFDLVVLDEAQRIKNGESVTNKVIGSVPRGRSWALTGTPIENRPDELVNLYRFLGPLEKDEDADLNRLRVISENHILRRSKDLVHPDMPPRLDRTEYLELAPAQQTAYHTAEKDGVVRLKEMGDDVTVSGAMELVMRLKQIANFDPLTDQSCKLDALCSDLEEITASGGKAILFSQWTKTIDWIDGHLKQRVPQSNPLIYHGGIPHKQREPILAKFKEDKDSHIILMSYGTGAVGLNLQFAGYVFLYDRWWNPAIEDQAINRAHRVGVKNKVVVTKYICTDTVEERIDKVLEEKRDIFKAVLGEADSERENLGWQAKDIFQLFDLQVPGKEKLDGPLRMAA; encoded by the coding sequence ATGACGGCCCCCCTCCCCAAGGATAGGCCCGAACCGATCGAACCGCCGACTGTCCTCTCGCCGTTCGCGTCGCTGACGGCGTCGGTGCACCCGTCGGGCATGAACCCGTCGCTGGGGCGGGCCCCGAAGTTCGAAACGCGGACGATCCCGCTGGGGTCGGAGCCGACGCTCGAGCCGCGCTGGCGGCCCAAGCCGCCGCGGGTGATGACGGTCAAGCTGACCTTCCCCGAGGGCGTCCCCCTGCTGGATCCGCCCAAGCCGAAGCTGCACAAACCGGACGCCCCGCCCCGCACGCCGGGCAAGCGGACCCGGCTGCGCCCGCCGAGCCAGACGCTCGCGCTGAGCGATCGGCTGTTCTACATGCTCCAGCCGCCGTTGGAGGAACTGCTCGCTGGGCAGGACCTGCACATGCCGTTCGAGCCGTTTCCCTACCAGTACCAGGGGATCGCCTGGCTGTTCAGCCACGACAGCGCCCTGCTGGCGGACGAGATGGGCCTCGGCAAGACGATGCAGACGATTACCGCGATCCGCCTGCTCCTGCGCAGCGGGCAGGTACGGCGGGTGCTGCTGATCTGCCCGAAGCCGCTCATCCCCAACTGGCAGCGGGAGTTCGCCTTTTGGGCGGAGGAGATCCCCGTCCACACGATCGACGGCAACTGGGACAAGCGCAAGGAGGCCTGGACCCAGCCCGGCGTCCCCGTGCTGCTGACGAACTACGAAAAGATCACACGCGACTGGATCGATCTCGGTCCGCCGCCGAAGCTCGACGGCAGCCCCGGCGAGGGCGAGGGCGATCGGCCGCGGTTCGACCTCGTCGTGCTGGACGAGGCCCAGCGAATCAAGAACGGGGAGTCCGTCACCAATAAGGTCATCGGCAGCGTCCCCCGCGGCCGGTCGTGGGCCCTCACCGGCACGCCGATCGAGAACCGGCCGGACGAACTGGTGAACCTGTACCGCTTCCTCGGCCCGCTCGAAAAGGACGAGGACGCGGACCTCAACCGGCTGCGGGTGATCTCCGAGAATCACATTCTACGGCGCTCCAAGGACTTGGTGCATCCGGACATGCCGCCGCGGCTGGACCGCACGGAGTACCTCGAACTCGCCCCCGCCCAGCAGACAGCCTACCACACGGCCGAAAAGGACGGCGTCGTGCGCCTCAAGGAAATGGGCGACGACGTGACCGTCAGCGGGGCGATGGAACTGGTGATGCGGCTCAAGCAGATCGCCAACTTCGACCCGCTGACCGATCAGTCCTGCAAGCTGGACGCCCTGTGCAGCGACCTGGAGGAGATCACCGCCAGCGGCGGCAAGGCGATCCTGTTCAGCCAGTGGACCAAGACGATCGACTGGATCGACGGCCACCTCAAGCAGCGCGTCCCGCAGTCCAACCCGCTGATCTACCACGGCGGCATCCCGCACAAGCAGCGGGAGCCGATCCTGGCGAAGTTCAAGGAAGATAAGGACAGCCACATCATCCTGATGAGCTACGGCACCGGCGCCGTCGGGCTGAACCTGCAGTTCGCCGGCTACGTGTTCCTCTACGACCGCTGGTGGAACCCGGCGATCGAGGATCAGGCGATCAACCGCGCCCACCGCGTGGGCGTGAAGAACAAGGTGGTCGTCACCAAGTACATCTGCACGGACACCGTCGAGGAGCGCATCGACAAGGTGCTAGAAGAGAAGCGAGACATCTTTAAAGCGGTCCTCGGCGAGGCCGACAGCGAACGCGAAAACCTCGGCTGGCAGGCCAAGGACATTTTCCAACTATTCGACCTGCAGGTGCCCGGCAAGGAAAAACTCGACGGGCCGCTGCGCATGGCGGCGTGA
- a CDS encoding phenylacetate--CoA ligase family protein: MPAAPFPTREEIDREQAAKLRVLLTEAVPRSPFWSAKLAGVDLSTVHTAADLTRLPLCTKQELVDDQAANPPFGTVLTKPAAAYNRIHQTSGTTGEPLRWLDDADSWAWFGRCWEEIYRLAGVTAEDRLFFPFSFGPFIGFWAAFDGASRAGRFTIAGGGMSSEGRLRLISTVTPTVVGCTPTYALRLAEVAEATGYDLAGCSVRKLFVAGEPGGAIPEVRDRIEEAWGATVFDQWGMTELGSVTAVAEGDRDAIYVLDREFVAEILDPETQQPVAPGEAGELVVTNLGRLASPLIRYRTGDLVRRSAGPSPIGLPYTRLEGGILARLDDMVTIRGNNVFPSAVDAVLRTLDGVAEYRVTVTTARAMPHLRIEIEPAEGLAPAALLPRVHKAVKERLNFTAEIVPAAAGALPRFEMKGRRWVRG; the protein is encoded by the coding sequence ATGCCCGCCGCCCCCTTTCCCACCCGTGAGGAGATCGACCGGGAGCAAGCCGCCAAGCTCCGCGTCCTCCTGACGGAGGCCGTCCCCCGCAGCCCGTTCTGGTCTGCGAAGCTGGCGGGCGTGGACCTGTCCACGGTCCACACGGCGGCCGATTTGACGCGGTTGCCGCTCTGCACGAAACAGGAACTGGTCGACGATCAAGCCGCGAACCCGCCGTTCGGCACCGTCCTGACGAAGCCCGCTGCGGCATACAACCGCATCCACCAGACCAGCGGGACCACCGGCGAGCCGCTCCGCTGGCTGGACGACGCCGACAGCTGGGCCTGGTTCGGCCGCTGCTGGGAGGAGATCTACCGCCTCGCCGGTGTGACGGCGGAGGACCGGCTGTTCTTCCCGTTCAGTTTCGGGCCGTTCATTGGCTTCTGGGCCGCCTTCGACGGGGCCTCCCGCGCCGGCCGGTTCACGATCGCCGGCGGGGGGATGAGCAGCGAGGGCCGGCTGCGGCTGATCTCGACCGTCACCCCCACCGTCGTCGGCTGCACGCCGACTTACGCCCTGCGGCTGGCCGAGGTCGCCGAGGCGACCGGCTACGACCTGGCCGGGTGCAGCGTTCGCAAGCTGTTCGTCGCCGGCGAGCCGGGCGGGGCGATTCCCGAAGTCCGGGACCGCATCGAGGAGGCGTGGGGCGCGACGGTGTTCGATCAGTGGGGCATGACGGAACTCGGCTCCGTCACCGCCGTCGCCGAGGGCGACCGGGACGCGATCTACGTGCTGGATCGGGAGTTCGTGGCGGAGATCCTCGACCCGGAGACCCAGCAGCCCGTCGCCCCCGGCGAGGCCGGCGAACTGGTGGTGACGAACCTCGGCCGGTTGGCCTCGCCGCTGATCCGCTACCGGACCGGCGACCTCGTGCGGCGCTCCGCGGGTCCCTCGCCGATCGGCCTGCCCTACACGCGGCTGGAGGGCGGCATCCTCGCACGGTTGGACGACATGGTGACGATCCGCGGCAACAACGTGTTCCCCTCCGCCGTCGACGCGGTGCTGCGGACGCTCGACGGCGTCGCCGAGTACCGCGTCACGGTCACTACCGCCCGGGCGATGCCGCACCTGCGGATCGAAATCGAGCCCGCGGAGGGCCTCGCCCCCGCCGCCCTGCTGCCCCGCGTGCATAAGGCGGTGAAGGAGCGGCTGAATTTCACCGCCGAGATCGTCCCCGCCGCGGCCGGCGCGCTGCCGCGGTTCGAAATGAAGGGCCGCCGCTGGGTCAGGGGATGA
- a CDS encoding heavy-metal-associated domain-containing protein codes for MKRLIPFAALLCLPLALVGCAPEDGAVDPVAPVAPVDGDVDVESGSAVESGSSAALGSDATAILASYEGPVTFTVPDMNCPISCAPAVQNTLAELEGVSDVQTDVPTNTVKFNVGKGFNLEAAKKALAAKNFPVENVMI; via the coding sequence ATGAAGCGTCTGATTCCGTTCGCCGCCCTGCTCTGCCTGCCGCTGGCCCTCGTCGGCTGCGCCCCCGAAGACGGCGCCGTCGACCCGGTGGCCCCCGTCGCCCCGGTGGACGGCGACGTAGACGTCGAGAGCGGCAGCGCCGTCGAGAGCGGGAGCAGCGCCGCCCTCGGCAGCGACGCCACGGCGATCCTGGCCTCCTACGAGGGTCCGGTGACCTTCACCGTGCCGGACATGAACTGCCCGATCTCCTGCGCCCCCGCCGTGCAGAACACCCTGGCCGAGCTGGAAGGCGTCTCCGACGTCCAGACCGACGTCCCGACCAACACGGTTAAGTTCAACGTCGGCAAGGGTTTCAACCTCGAAGCCGCCAAGAAGGCCCTCGCCGCCAAGAACTTCCCCGTCGAAAACGTGATGATCTGA
- a CDS encoding homoserine dehydrogenase has protein sequence MSNPADVPAPSPSATGGPAAEPLGVALFGLGTVGGGVAERLLRHPQTLTAGRPLSLKHAVVRDVAKNRGIDLPAGVLHDDMRRAVDDPAVAIGVELIGGIPQAFELCRDLLRAGKHVVTANKALICERGPELFALAAEHGRMIRYEAAVAGGVPIVAGLTESLAANRITGIRAILNGTSNFLLSRMADTGASYADALAEAQKRGYAEADPSMDVDGTDAAQKLVILSRLAFGAEVTFADVSMGGIDVLDAEDLSFAEELGCAVKLLAVAKRTERGLELSVRPTLVRRTDAVANINGPMNVVAVRGDLVGDAWFAGPGAGREPTASAVLADLLSIAAARPPFRPRQPDSPLRPVPADELFSRFYLRFRVVDRPHVFAALADILGSSGISLASIIQHAGPEADDNADPSVVSVVVMTHRTSGARLRAAAERWAKLESLRGEPVVMLVAD, from the coding sequence ATGTCGAATCCGGCCGACGTTCCCGCCCCCTCTCCGTCGGCGACCGGCGGACCGGCCGCCGAACCGTTGGGCGTCGCCCTGTTCGGGCTGGGCACCGTGGGCGGCGGCGTCGCGGAGCGGTTGCTCCGGCATCCGCAGACCCTCACCGCCGGCCGCCCGCTGTCCCTCAAGCACGCCGTCGTGCGGGACGTGGCGAAGAACCGCGGCATTGATCTGCCCGCCGGCGTCCTGCACGACGACATGCGGCGGGCCGTGGACGACCCGGCGGTGGCGATCGGCGTGGAACTGATCGGCGGAATCCCGCAGGCGTTCGAGCTCTGCCGCGACCTGCTGCGGGCCGGCAAGCATGTCGTCACGGCGAATAAGGCCCTGATCTGCGAGCGCGGCCCGGAACTGTTCGCTCTGGCGGCCGAGCACGGCCGGATGATCCGGTACGAAGCCGCCGTCGCCGGCGGCGTGCCGATCGTCGCCGGGCTGACGGAGTCCCTCGCTGCCAATCGAATCACCGGCATCCGGGCGATCCTGAACGGCACGAGCAACTTTCTGCTCTCCCGCATGGCGGACACCGGCGCCAGCTACGCCGACGCCCTCGCCGAAGCGCAGAAGCGGGGCTACGCCGAGGCGGATCCCTCAATGGACGTCGACGGCACCGACGCCGCCCAAAAGCTGGTCATTCTCTCCCGGCTGGCCTTCGGGGCGGAGGTGACGTTTGCGGACGTCTCCATGGGCGGGATCGACGTACTGGACGCCGAGGACCTGTCCTTCGCCGAAGAACTCGGCTGCGCCGTGAAGCTGCTGGCGGTGGCGAAGCGCACGGAGCGGGGGCTCGAACTGTCCGTGCGGCCCACGCTGGTGCGGCGAACGGACGCGGTCGCGAATATCAACGGGCCGATGAACGTCGTCGCCGTGCGGGGCGATTTGGTGGGCGACGCCTGGTTCGCCGGTCCGGGCGCCGGGCGGGAGCCGACCGCCTCCGCGGTGCTGGCGGACCTGCTGTCGATCGCCGCCGCCCGGCCGCCGTTCCGGCCGCGCCAGCCGGACTCCCCGCTGCGGCCGGTGCCGGCGGACGAGCTGTTCAGCCGGTTCTACCTGCGGTTCCGCGTGGTCGATCGGCCCCATGTTTTTGCGGCCCTGGCGGACATCCTCGGCTCCTCGGGCATCAGTCTGGCGAGCATCATCCAGCACGCCGGGCCGGAGGCCGACGATAACGCCGACCCGTCCGTCGTCTCCGTGGTGGTGATGACGCATCGCACCTCCGGCGCGCGGCTGCGGGCCGCTGCGGAGCGGTGGGCGAAGCTGGAAAGCCTACGTGGCGAGCCGGTCGTAATGCTGGTGGCGGACTGA
- a CDS encoding menaquinone biosynthetic enzyme MqnA/MqnD family protein, producing the protein MPALAADPPPGPRVGGVIYLNSRPLIEGLRADLDRRGRLTLDHPSRLADGLKRGAYDAALVPSIAALGTAGATILSDACVAARGPVRSVKLFFRVPPGEVRSLALDEGSRTSAALSRVLLAERFGVQPELRPLPVGPGPSPRAAAEAIAATDADAVLLIGDRAMVDPPDRRTGRPFAAVWDLGQVWNEWTGLPFVFAAWAARPGLGKDAAADLARRFSASRDEGVRDLDRIAALAGPPLGLTPEDAADYLRRNLHFTLGPAERAGLNLYCELCVRNGLLPEGARPTYAAPPPPRSVRLTAPPTARAATPEPLRVTR; encoded by the coding sequence ATGCCCGCTCTCGCCGCCGACCCGCCGCCGGGCCCGCGGGTGGGCGGCGTGATCTACCTGAACAGTCGCCCGCTGATCGAGGGCCTGCGGGCCGACCTGGACCGACGTGGGCGGCTGACCCTCGATCATCCCAGCCGGCTCGCCGACGGGCTGAAACGCGGCGCCTACGATGCGGCGCTGGTGCCGAGCATTGCGGCACTGGGGACGGCCGGGGCGACGATCCTGTCGGACGCCTGCGTCGCCGCCCGGGGGCCGGTGCGGAGCGTGAAGCTGTTCTTCCGCGTCCCGCCCGGGGAGGTGCGGTCGCTGGCGCTGGACGAGGGCTCCCGCACCAGCGCCGCCCTGTCGCGGGTGCTGTTGGCGGAACGGTTCGGCGTTCAGCCGGAACTCCGCCCGCTGCCGGTTGGCCCGGGGCCGTCGCCGCGGGCCGCCGCGGAGGCGATCGCCGCGACCGACGCCGACGCCGTGCTGCTGATCGGCGACCGGGCGATGGTCGACCCGCCGGACCGCCGCACCGGCCGCCCCTTCGCGGCCGTGTGGGATCTGGGGCAGGTTTGGAACGAATGGACCGGCCTACCGTTCGTTTTCGCCGCGTGGGCGGCTCGGCCCGGTCTGGGGAAGGATGCGGCCGCCGATCTGGCCCGGCGATTCTCCGCCAGCCGGGACGAGGGGGTGCGGGACCTGGATCGCATCGCCGCCCTCGCGGGCCCGCCATTGGGCCTGACGCCAGAGGACGCGGCCGACTACCTCCGCCGCAACCTGCACTTCACCCTCGGCCCGGCGGAGCGGGCCGGGCTCAACCTGTACTGCGAACTGTGCGTGCGGAACGGACTGCTGCCGGAGGGCGCTCGCCCGACGTACGCTGCCCCCCCGCCGCCCCGATCAGTCCGCCTGACGGCCCCGCCGACGGCCCGCGCCGCGACGCCCGAACCCCTGCGAGTGACTCGATGA
- the mqnC gene encoding cyclic dehypoxanthinyl futalosine synthase — protein sequence MKTAAPTAHPRFEKTVRNDRSTAKILAETLDGRRLSDDDALALLRSHDLPALGAAADEVSRRLNPGPFRTFNIDRNINYTNACTAVCHFCAFYRNPKSDEVYVLPRAKLLEKIEETVALGGEQILLQGGLHPKFKLDWYEEMLRDIKSSFPQVNVHGFSPPEIHHFTKVNKLPLRTVLERLQAAGLGSLPGGGAEILVDRVRDVLTRGKVMTDDWLNVCRVWHELGGVGSATMMFGHVETLAERVEHLRRIRELQDETGGFTAFICWTFQPDHTDLSHIPPAGAFEYLKTQAVARLYLDNVPHIQSSWVTQGEKTGGMALWFGADDMGSLMIEENVVAEAGTVHHLTLEQMKRAIRERGYIPRQRNVRYELIDEWQEGWPEGRSTLKSPAAAKAPAQEATAVLPVLN from the coding sequence ATGAAAACCGCCGCCCCGACGGCCCACCCGCGTTTTGAGAAGACTGTTCGCAACGACCGTTCCACCGCCAAGATCCTGGCGGAGACGCTCGACGGCCGGCGGCTGAGCGACGACGACGCCCTCGCCCTGCTGCGGTCGCACGATCTGCCGGCCCTCGGCGCCGCCGCGGACGAGGTCTCGCGGCGGCTGAACCCGGGGCCGTTCCGCACGTTCAACATCGACCGGAACATCAACTACACGAACGCCTGCACGGCGGTCTGCCATTTCTGCGCGTTCTATCGGAACCCGAAAAGCGACGAGGTCTACGTCCTCCCCCGGGCCAAGCTGCTGGAAAAGATCGAGGAGACGGTCGCACTCGGCGGGGAGCAGATTCTGCTCCAGGGCGGGCTGCACCCGAAGTTCAAGCTGGACTGGTACGAGGAGATGTTGCGGGACATCAAATCCTCCTTCCCGCAGGTGAACGTCCACGGCTTCAGCCCGCCGGAAATTCACCACTTCACCAAGGTGAACAAGCTCCCTCTGCGGACCGTGCTGGAGCGGTTGCAGGCCGCCGGGCTGGGCTCGCTGCCGGGCGGGGGGGCGGAGATCCTCGTGGACCGCGTCCGCGACGTGCTGACCCGCGGCAAGGTAATGACGGACGATTGGTTGAACGTCTGCCGGGTCTGGCACGAACTGGGCGGCGTCGGCTCTGCCACGATGATGTTCGGCCACGTCGAGACACTGGCGGAGCGCGTCGAGCACCTCCGCCGCATCCGCGAGTTGCAGGACGAAACCGGCGGTTTCACGGCGTTCATCTGCTGGACCTTCCAGCCGGATCACACCGATCTCTCGCACATCCCGCCGGCCGGGGCGTTTGAGTACCTGAAGACCCAGGCCGTCGCCCGGCTCTACCTGGACAACGTTCCGCACATCCAGTCGAGCTGGGTGACGCAGGGCGAAAAGACCGGCGGCATGGCCCTCTGGTTCGGGGCCGACGACATGGGGTCGTTGATGATCGAGGAAAACGTCGTCGCCGAGGCCGGCACGGTGCATCACCTCACCCTGGAGCAGATGAAGCGCGCGATCCGCGAACGCGGCTACATCCCCCGCCAGCGGAACGTACGGTACGAGCTGATCGACGAGTGGCAGGAAGGCTGGCCCGAAGGCCGCAGCACCCTGAAGTCCCCGGCGGCGGCCAAAGCACCAGCCCAAGAGGCGACCGCCGTCCTGCCTGTGCTGAACTGA
- a CDS encoding ABC transporter permease subunit/CPBP intramembrane protease, with product MTWRNTKLLFLREVRDQLRDRRTLFMVAVLPVLLYPALGLGMVQMTVLFREAPQTVVVLGAEHLPGPALIEGERFAAEWFDEPAAADKLRVLTANGPSGGTTEGAARLDAAEEVRAAHERATQAAAELDAALAAGDERGAIVLRERLRVAEARRAELFSQSGIQTLMLVPDTLADQIAALSRRLRDRDAPPAEATGPLPRPIVLHEDADERSRLAYTRVAGALRNWERAVLRDRLTEAGLPADLPAPVAPRGLSLSQPAERAAGVWSKLFPALVVLMTISGAFYPAVDMAAGEKERGTMETLLICPASRGEIVCGKFLAVLTFSLCTAGLNLCSAGLTGGYVASLAGPGMAAGLDGLAPPAPAALAWVALLMVPLAAFYSALCLALATFAKSNKEGQYYLYPILMVSVGLTVFCLSPLVELTPLYAVLPVVNVSLLLKSLLAPGGAAAALPYVPVVLLSSVGYAGMALWWAVELFKREDVLFREAERFNVKDWIAHLLREKEPTPTFGEAAFAFVTVLLLQFAMMGPMQRALAGAPPGAEGETAFRLVVIQQLVTVAFPVLAMGLLLTSSVRRTFRFRRPDWTLMTAAAGLALCLQPVIGVLTHWLTGRFFPEPPAGYAEFSVTMGTVPLPLALLAAAIAPAVCEELAFRGFLLSGFSRSRRPWLAIGLSAVAFGVVHLVPQQVFAATLAGLVLGTIAWKGRSLWPCILFHLIFNGQQVLMGRAEAGEFGTVGEGVHRLLFNEAGYRPIALALCGAGAVGLLVWLARLRRADEAGVDRPSTADAAPHAGALPSTATLGA from the coding sequence ATGACCTGGCGCAATACGAAACTGCTGTTCCTCCGGGAGGTGCGGGACCAGCTGCGCGACCGCCGCACGCTGTTCATGGTGGCCGTGCTCCCGGTCCTGCTGTACCCCGCCCTCGGGCTGGGGATGGTGCAGATGACGGTGTTGTTCCGTGAAGCCCCGCAGACCGTGGTGGTGCTCGGGGCGGAGCACCTGCCCGGTCCGGCGCTCATCGAGGGGGAACGCTTCGCGGCGGAGTGGTTCGACGAGCCCGCCGCGGCGGACAAGCTGCGGGTCCTCACGGCCAACGGACCGTCCGGCGGGACCACCGAGGGCGCCGCCCGACTGGACGCGGCGGAGGAGGTGCGGGCCGCACACGAACGGGCCACGCAGGCTGCGGCGGAACTCGATGCCGCCCTCGCCGCGGGGGACGAACGGGGGGCGATCGTCCTGCGGGAGCGCCTGCGCGTCGCCGAGGCCCGCCGGGCGGAGTTGTTCTCCCAGAGCGGGATCCAAACGCTGATGCTGGTGCCGGACACGCTTGCCGATCAGATCGCCGCGCTCAGCCGGCGCCTGCGGGACAGAGACGCGCCGCCGGCGGAGGCGACGGGTCCGTTGCCGCGGCCCATCGTGCTGCATGAGGACGCCGACGAACGTAGTCGACTGGCCTACACCCGGGTCGCCGGGGCGCTGCGGAACTGGGAGCGGGCGGTGCTGCGGGACCGCCTCACCGAGGCGGGGCTGCCCGCCGATCTGCCGGCTCCGGTCGCGCCGCGGGGGCTTTCGCTGAGCCAACCCGCCGAGCGGGCGGCGGGCGTGTGGAGCAAGCTGTTCCCGGCTCTGGTGGTGCTGATGACGATCAGCGGGGCGTTCTATCCCGCCGTCGACATGGCCGCCGGGGAAAAGGAACGCGGCACGATGGAGACGCTGCTGATCTGCCCGGCCAGCCGCGGGGAGATCGTCTGCGGCAAGTTCCTCGCGGTTCTGACCTTCAGCCTGTGCACGGCGGGGCTGAACCTGTGCAGCGCCGGGCTGACGGGCGGGTACGTCGCCTCGCTGGCCGGGCCGGGGATGGCGGCGGGCCTCGACGGCCTCGCTCCGCCGGCCCCCGCGGCGCTGGCCTGGGTCGCCCTGCTGATGGTCCCGCTGGCGGCCTTCTACAGCGCCCTCTGCCTGGCCCTGGCGACGTTCGCCAAGTCGAACAAGGAGGGCCAGTACTACCTCTACCCGATCCTGATGGTGTCGGTGGGGCTGACGGTCTTCTGCCTCAGTCCGCTGGTCGAACTGACGCCGCTCTACGCCGTGCTGCCGGTGGTGAACGTCTCGCTGTTGCTCAAATCGTTACTGGCCCCCGGCGGGGCGGCGGCGGCGTTGCCGTACGTGCCGGTCGTGCTGCTCTCCAGCGTCGGCTACGCCGGGATGGCCCTGTGGTGGGCGGTCGAGTTGTTCAAGCGGGAGGACGTGCTGTTCCGCGAGGCGGAGCGGTTCAACGTGAAGGACTGGATCGCCCACCTGCTCCGCGAGAAGGAACCGACGCCCACCTTCGGCGAAGCGGCCTTCGCCTTCGTGACCGTCCTGTTGTTGCAGTTCGCCATGATGGGGCCGATGCAACGGGCGCTGGCGGGGGCCCCGCCGGGAGCCGAGGGCGAGACGGCGTTTCGCCTCGTCGTCATTCAGCAGCTCGTCACCGTCGCGTTTCCCGTGCTGGCAATGGGCCTCTTGCTGACGTCCAGCGTGCGCCGAACCTTCCGGTTCCGCCGGCCGGACTGGACGCTCATGACCGCCGCCGCGGGCCTGGCGCTCTGTCTGCAACCGGTCATCGGCGTGCTGACGCACTGGCTGACCGGCCGCTTCTTCCCCGAACCGCCCGCCGGATACGCGGAGTTCAGCGTCACGATGGGCACGGTTCCGCTGCCGCTCGCCCTACTGGCGGCCGCGATCGCCCCGGCGGTGTGCGAGGAACTGGCGTTCCGCGGGTTTCTGCTCAGCGGCTTCTCCCGTTCCCGCCGGCCGTGGCTGGCGATTGGCTTGAGCGCCGTCGCCTTCGGGGTGGTGCACCTCGTTCCCCAGCAGGTGTTCGCGGCCACGCTGGCCGGGCTGGTGCTGGGCACGATCGCTTGGAAGGGCCGCAGTCTGTGGCCGTGCATCCTGTTTCACCTCATCTTCAACGGGCAACAGGTCCTGATGGGCCGGGCGGAAGCGGGCGAGTTCGGCACCGTCGGCGAGGGCGTCCATCGCCTGCTGTTCAATGAAGCCGGCTACCGGCCGATCGCCCTGGCCCTTTGCGGAGCGGGGGCCGTGGGCCTGTTGGTCTGGCTGGCGCGCCTGCGACGGGCGGACGAAGCCGGCGTCGACCGTCCCTCGACGGCGGATGCGGCGCCGCACGCCGGAGCGCTGCCGTCGACGGCGACGCTGGGGGCGTGA
- a CDS encoding amidohydrolase family protein, with translation MSAPDAPPAALTARWVLPVEGPPIHGGTVELTPDGRVAAVHDRPDARSGAEDLGELTLLPGFVNCHTHLEFSDFTAPLPAAGTFADWIAATVAARRDRPGDRMERVNRGLAECLAAGVTTVGEIATGTPEQGGWDAARLPPPHARPALVAFGELIAPRDPVAGLAAARAFLHGDADPPDLIRGLSPHAPYSVHPAVPTLLAACPDTAAAPWAIHLLETDEEIDLMAQNRGPLAAAMARLGATRGDFGANRLRRDYLDPLAAAARGLVIHGNRQTKADVEWLSAPERWQLSVIYCPRTHAHFRHPPHPWLALREAGVRVALGTDGRGSNPDLSVLGELQFLHAQFPAVPTGELLALGTLHGAEAMGVHGGRIAANRPADLCGIRPGVMTNDPAADVLHPVSAVAAVWRAGRRVR, from the coding sequence GTGAGCGCCCCCGACGCCCCGCCGGCCGCTCTCACCGCCCGCTGGGTGCTGCCGGTGGAGGGGCCGCCGATTCACGGAGGGACGGTCGAACTGACCCCGGACGGCCGCGTCGCCGCCGTGCACGATCGGCCGGACGCCCGCTCCGGGGCCGAGGATCTGGGCGAACTGACCCTGCTGCCGGGGTTCGTGAACTGCCACACACACCTGGAGTTCAGCGACTTCACCGCGCCGCTGCCCGCCGCGGGAACTTTCGCCGACTGGATCGCCGCCACGGTTGCCGCCCGCCGGGACCGCCCCGGCGATCGGATGGAGCGGGTGAACCGCGGGCTGGCCGAGTGCCTCGCCGCCGGCGTCACGACCGTGGGAGAGATCGCCACGGGCACGCCGGAGCAGGGCGGTTGGGACGCTGCCCGGCTCCCCCCGCCGCACGCCCGGCCGGCACTGGTGGCCTTCGGGGAGCTGATCGCCCCTCGCGATCCTGTCGCGGGGCTCGCCGCCGCCCGGGCGTTCCTGCACGGCGACGCCGATCCGCCGGACCTGATTCGCGGGCTCAGTCCGCATGCCCCGTACTCCGTGCACCCGGCCGTGCCCACGCTGTTGGCCGCCTGTCCCGACACCGCCGCGGCGCCCTGGGCGATCCACCTGCTGGAAACCGACGAAGAAATCGACCTGATGGCCCAAAATCGCGGCCCGCTGGCCGCGGCCATGGCCCGGCTGGGAGCGACGCGGGGCGATTTCGGGGCGAACCGTCTCCGGCGGGACTACCTCGACCCGCTGGCCGCCGCCGCGCGGGGGCTCGTTATCCACGGCAATCGGCAGACGAAGGCGGACGTCGAGTGGCTGTCCGCCCCGGAGCGGTGGCAACTCAGCGTGATCTACTGTCCGCGGACCCACGCCCACTTCCGCCACCCGCCCCACCCGTGGCTCGCGTTGCGTGAGGCCGGTGTGCGAGTGGCGCTCGGCACCGACGGCCGCGGCTCGAACCCGGACCTGTCCGTGCTGGGGGAGCTCCAGTTCCTGCACGCGCAGTTCCCCGCGGTTCCCACGGGCGAACTGCTCGCCCTCGGCACGCTCCACGGGGCGGAGGCGATGGGCGTGCACGGCGGCCGCATCGCCGCAAACCGGCCGGCCGACCTGTGCGGCATCCGTCCGGGCGTCATGACGAACGACCCGGCGGCGGACGTGCTGCACCCGGTTTCCGCCGTCGCCGCGGTCTGGCGGGCCGGGCGGCGGGTCCGCTGA